Below is a genomic region from Escherichia ruysiae.
TTGCTGCGGGATCACCTGATCTGCCGGATGTCGTGTACCGCAGCGAGTGACACGGATACCTTTAATCTGCTCCAGTGGTAAATCCGGTACGTTAATATTGAGAATACGCCCGGTACGCAGCGGCTCTTTACACAGTGCGCGCAAAATGGAACACGTTACCGCCGCAGCAGTGTCATAATGTTTATGTCCATCAAGCGAGACAGCCAGCGCCGGAAAACCTAAATGACGACCTTCCATCGCGGCGGCTACCGTACCGGAATAGATAACATCATCCCCCAGATTGGGGCCGGCGTTAATGCCCGAAACCACAATATCCGGACGTGGACGCATTAGTGCGTTCACGCCAAGATAGACGCAGTCTGTCGGGGTTCCCATTTGCACAGCGATATCACCATTTTCAAAGGTAAACGTTCGCAGGGAGGATTCCAGCGTCAGGGAATTTGAAGCGCCGCTGCGGTTACGATCGGGGGCAACCACCTGAACATCAGCAAACTCACGCAAGGCTTTCGCCAGCGTTTGTATACCGGGTGCATGTACCCCGTCATCATTACTCAGCAATATGCGCATAATCACCTGTTGTGTTGATAAGTTCCCTGACAACGCTGGTCGCAAAACTTCCCGCCGGAAGCCAGAAACGGATTTCTACGGTGACGTCATCCCACCAGTTCCAGCTTAATTGTTGTGGATATAACAGCATCGCTCTGCGCGCGGCTTCAACTTTTTCGCGCAGCAGCAAAGCTTGTAATTCAGTTTCTTCGGCTATCGCCGCTTGTTCGAATGCCAGAGCCTCACGTTGGGTTCCCCACTCGCCGCTACCGGGCAAAGCTGCGGTAATCATCAGCTCTTTATCGTTGACGCGACGCTGTAATTCCGCCAGTTCTTCGTGAGTTGCAACAAACCAACTGCCGCGCCCGGCTAATTGTAGCGCATCGCCGTCAACAACTTGATTAACTTCTGCTTTTTTGAGGCGCTCAGCAACAATCTGATTAAACAACGCACTACGTGCTGCCGACAACCAAAAACTGCGTTTATTGCGATCGCGTACCGGAGTATTGGTTTGCGCCCAGCGCAGCGCGCCCTGCAAGTTACTACCGCCAATACCGAAACGCTGCGCGCCAAAGTAGTTCGGTACACCTTTTACGCAAATATCGATCAGACGTTGTTCAACGTCATCGCGATTGCTCACTTCGCGTAGTACCAGGGTAAAGGCGTTGCCTTTCAGTGCCCCTAAACGCAGTTTACGCTTGTGGCGCGCATACTCCAGCACCTGACAACCTTCCAGTTGAAACGCGCTCAGATCGGGCATCTCTTTGCCCGGAACGCGAGCGCATAACCACTGTTCCGTCACTGCATGTTTGTCTTTCTGCCCGGCGAAGCTGACTTCACGCGCATGAATTTTCAGGAATTTCGCCAGCGCGTCAGCCACAAAACGGGTATTGCAGCCGTTTTTAAGAATGCGCACCAGAATATGCTCACCTTCACCATCAGGCTCAAAGCCTAAATCTTCCACCACCACAAAATCTTCCGGGTTGGCTTTCAGCAGCCCGGTGCCTTGCGGTTTACCGTGGAGGTAAGTGAGATTATCAAACTCAATCATTTTGTTGCCTTAATGAGTAGCGCCACCGCTTCACAGGCAATCCCTTCCCCACGGCCGGTAAATCCGAGTTTTTCCGTAGTAGTGGCTTTCACGTTAACATCATCCATATGGCAGCCGAGATCTTCGGCAATAAACACGCGCATTTGTGGAATGTGCGGCAGCATTTTCGGTGCCTGAGCGATGATAGTGACATCGACGTTGCCGAGGGTATACCCCTTCGCCTGAATGCGTCGCCAGGCTTCACGCAGTAGCTCGCGGCTGTCTGCTCCTTTAAATGCCGGATCGGTATCCGGAAACAGTTTGCCGATATCCCCCAGCGCCGCTGCACCAAGCAATGCATCGGTCAACGCATGGAGCGCCACGTCGCCATCAGAATGCGCCAGCAGCCCTTTTTCGTAAGGGATGCGCACACCACCAATGATAATTGGGCCTTCGCCGCCAAAGGCGTGTACGTCAAATCCGTGTCCAATTCGCATTATGTATTCTCCTGATGGATGGTTCGGGTGAGGTAAAATTCGGCAAGCGCCAAATCTTCCGGGCGCGTGACTTTAATGTTATCCGCACGGCCTTCGACCAGCTGCGGATGAAAACCGCAGTATTCCAGCGCCGAGGCTTCATCGGTAATGGTAGCGCCTTCATTTAATGCACGCGTCAGGCAGTCATATAACAGCTCACGAGGGAAAAATTGCGGCGTCAACGCGTGCCATAGGCCGTTGCGATCAACAGTATGAGCAATGGCATTTTTGCCCGGTTCGGCACGTTTCATGGTATCACGCACCGGCGCAGCGAGAATGCCCCCCGTGCGGCTGGTTTCGCTCAACGCCAACAGACGCGCAAGGTCATCCTGATGCAGGCAAGGGCGAGCGGCGTCATGCACCAACACCCACTGCGCGTCGCCAGCGGCTTTCAGACCTGCCAGCACGGAATTAGCACGCTCTTCACCACCGTCAACAACGGTGATCTGCGGATGATTTGCCAGAGGAAGTTGTGCAAAACGACTATCGCCAGGGCTTATAGCAATGACGACACGCGACACCCGGGGATGCGCCAGCAGCGCATGTACCGAGTGTTCAAGAATGGTTTGATTACCGATTGAGAGATATTGCTTAGGACATTCCGTTTGCATTCGGCGGCCAAATCCGGCCGCCGGAACCACGGCGCAAACATCCAAATGAGTGGTTGCCATGTTAATTCCTGGGCTGATTTATCGATTGTTTTGCCCCGCAGACTGTGCGCGTTTCGACGCGTCAGGCACCAGACGATAGAAAGTTTCGCCCGGCCTGGTCATGCTGAGTTCATTACGCGCTCGTTCTTCGAGCGCCTCCTGACCGCCATTGAGATCGTCAATTTCGGCAAAAAGCTGATCGTTTCGCGCTTTAAGTTTCGCGTTTGTAGCTTGCTGTGCCGCCACATCATTATTGACGCGGGTATAGTCATGTATACCGTTCTTACCGAACCACAGCGAATACTGTAGCCAGACCAGAATAGCCAGCAACAGCAGCGTTAGTTTACCCATCCTGCCCCCTGAAAAACGGCATCTTCATCCCATACATCCGAAGACGACTCTACATCCTCTGTTGGGGATACCGCGACAACGCGGGCAAATGTACCACATTTGTCCATTGTTACGTATACCCAGGGCGTGCGGAACATAATCTCATTATTGGTTACGGTTTGAATTATGAACAGAGTAGACGGGAAAGAACAAATTAGCCCAACAACCACATAAACAGTGCACCAAACATAATACCTACAGTCACCAGGGTAAAAACAATACTGTAGCGTAGCTTTCCGTCCATCAATGAATGCAGCGCAATACCCACCACCACCGCGACGGGCATCAGCGCCAGAAAGAAAGGCCAGGTATAGATAAAAAAGAACAGCGTGTTAGAGCCATAAATCAACATCGGTATCGCCAGCGCACACAGCCAGGAGACAAAACCGACCACGGCGCCTGGCAGCGACCATGTGGTTTCTTCATCCTCAGTAAGGCTTTCGCTATTTGTTAGTGTAATGTTATGGCTATTACGCATATCTGATCCTGTTACTTTGACGAACCGGGCATGGAAACCCGGTGGTGTCTCAGGATCTGATAATATCGTTCTGTCTCAGTAGATCTAATAATTGCTGAACCAAATTTGTTACTAATTGTTCACCATTGAGATGAATTTCTGCCGATTCAGGCGCTTCGTAAACCGAATCAATTCCGGTAAAGTTGCGCAGCTCACCGGCACGCGCTTTCTTATATAAGCCTTTTGGATCGCGAGCTTCGCAAATCGCCAGCGGCGTATCGACAAACACTTCGATAAATCGCCCTTCTCCTACACGTTCACGAACCATCTGGCGTTCGGCGCGGTGTGGTGAAATAAACGCAGTCAACACCACCAGTCCGGCTTCAACCATTAAATTCGCCACTTCACCGACGCGGCGGATATTTTCTTTACGATCGGCATCGCTAAAACCGAGATCGCTGCATAAACCGTGGCGAACGTTGTCGCCGTCCAGCAAATACGTACTGACACCAAGTTTATGTAACGCCTCCTCCAGTGCCCCCGCGACCGTTGATTTACCGGAACCAGAGAGACCGGTGAACCACAGCACAACACCACGATGACCGTGGTGTTGCTCGCGTTGTTGCACAGTGACCGGATGGCTATGCCAGACGACGTTTTCGTCATGCAGCGCCATTATTTATCTCCCAGCAAATCGCGCGCGCCCCAGTGAGGGAAATAGCGGCGCACTAACGCATTCAGTTCCAGCTCGAACGCGCTAAATTCCGACGGCGCAACGGCGGCCTCGTTTTTCGGCTCATGCACCATACCGGCACCAACAGTCACGTTGCTCAGGCGATCGATAAAAATCAGCCCACCGGTAACAGGGTTTTGCTGATAGCGATCTAACACCAACGGCTCGTCAAAGGTGAGATCAACCTGACCAATGCCATTGAGCGGTAAATTTTCAACTTCATGTTGGTTAAGGTTATTAATATCAACCTGATAGCGAATGCCATCAACACGAGCACGCGTCTTCTTACCGGCAATTTTGATGTCGTAACTCTGCCCTGGGGAAAGCGGCTGTTCCGCCATCCATACCACATCCACCGACGCGCTCTGCACTGCCGGTAATGCTTCGTCTGCCGCCAGCAGCAGATCGCCACGGCTGATGTCGATCTCATCCGTCAGCACCAGAGTGATCGCCTCTCCGGCAAAGGCTTCTTCGCGATCGCCATCAAAAGTGACGATCCGCGCAATGTTTGACTCCACTCCCGAAGGCAACACTTTGACTCGTTGCCCGACTTCCACACGACCGGATGCCAGCGTTCCGGCGTAGCCACGAAAATCAAGATTCGGGCGGTTAACGTACTGCACCGGGAAGCGCATTGGCTGGGCATCCACCACTCGCTGGATCTCTACGGTTTCGAGCATTTCGAGCAATGTCGAACCGCTGTACCACGGCATACTTTCACTTTGCGAAGCCACGTTATCGCCTTCCAGCGCGGAGAGTGGCACAAAGCGGATATCCAGATTGCCCGGTAATTGTTCCGCAAAAGTCAGGTAGTCTTCACGAATGCGGGTGAACGTCTCTTCGCTGTAATCCACCAGATCCATTTTGTTGATCGCCACGACCAGATGTTTGATCCCCAACAGCGTGGAGATAAAACTGTGGCGACGGGTTTGATCGAGCACGCCTTTTCGGGCGTCGATCAGCAAGATCGCCAGCTCACATGTCGATGCGCCGGTCGCCATATTGCGGGTGTACTGCTCGTGCCCTGGGGTGTCGGCGATAATAAATTTACGCTTCTCGGTGGAGAAATAGCGATATGCCACATCGATAGTGATGCCCTGTTCGCGCTCGGCTTGCAGACCATCCACCAGCAATGCCAGATCCAGTTTTTCGCCCTGAGTGCCGTGACGTTTACTGTCGTTATGCAGTGATGAGAGCTGATCTTCGTAGATTTGGCGGGTATCGTGCAGCAAACGACCAATCAGGGTACTTTTGCCGTCATCAACGCTGCCACAGGTCAGAAAACGCAGCAGGCTTTTATGTTGTTGCGCGATCATCCAGGCTTCGACGCCGCCTTCATTGGCGATTTGTTGTGCAAGTGCGGTGTTCATCTTAAAAATACCCCTGACGTTTTTTCAGCTCCATAGATCCCGCCTGGTCGCGGTCAATCACGCGGCCCTGACGCTCACTGGTGGTGGAAACCAGCATTTCTTCGATGATCTCCGGCAGTGTTTGCGCATTTGACTCCACCGCACCGGTCAGCGGCCAGCAGCCCAGCGTGCGGAAACGCACCATCCGTTTTTTAATCACTTCGCCGGGTTGCAGGTCGATACGGTTGTCATCAATCATCATCAACATACCGTCACGTTCCAGAACCGGACGCTCAGCAGCGAGATACAGCGGAACAATGTCGATATTTTCCAGCCAGATGTATTGCCAGATATCCTGCTCAGTCCAGTTAGAGAGCGGAAAGACGCGGATACTTTCACCTTTGTTAATTTGTCCGTTGTAGTTATGCCACAGCTCCGGACGCTGATTTTTCGGATCCCAGCGATGAAAGCGGTCACGGAAAGAGTAGATACGCTCTTTAGCACGGGATTTTTCTTCGTCACGGCGTGCACCACCAAAGGCGGCATCAAAACCGTATTTGTTCAGCGCCTGTTTCAGGCCTTCAGTTTTCATGATGTCGGTATGTTTGGCGCTGCCGTGCACGAATGGATTAATCCCCATCGCCACGCCTTCTGGATTTTTATGTACCAACAGTTCGCAGCCATAGGCTTTAGCTGTGCGATCGCGGAACTCATACATCTCGCGGAATTTCCAGCCAGTATCAACATGCAGCAATGGGAAAGGCAGCGTACCTGGATAAAACGCCTTGCGCGCCAGATGCAGCATGACGCTGGAATCTTTACCGATAGAGTAGAGCATCACCGGATTTGAAAATTCTGCCGCCACCTCGCGAATAATGTGGATACTTTCCGCCTCCAGTTGCCGCAGGTGAGTAAGTCGTTTTTGATCCATAACCGTTCCTTTGCAATACCGCTATTTTCTTGCCATCAGATGTTTCGACTATAGGGAGCGTAAGAGAACGAATGAAATTACCAATTAGAATGAGTAGTTCCTTAACGGAATAACGATTTGGCAAAGCTAATATCAAAAAGTGCTTAAGGCTCCGGATTTCGGGCATTTAGGAAGATTTGAAATTGTTTTAGCGCAGCGGCAGTTTCATACTATGGCGGTAAAAAAATTTGCATGGTATTTAAGGACTCACTATGTTTTCCGCATTGCGCCACCGTACCGCTGCCCTGGCGCTCGGCGTATGCTTTATTCTCCCCGTACACGCCTCGTCACCTAAACCTGGCGATTTTGCTAATACCCAGGCACGACATATTGCCACTTTCTTTCCGGGACGCATGACCGGAACCCCCGCAGAAATGTTATCTGCCGATTATATTCAGCAACAGTTTCAGCAAATGGGTTATCGCAGTGATATTCGGACATTTAATAGCCGATATATTTATACCGCCCGCGATAATCGCAAAAACTGGCATAACGTGACGGGAAGTACGGTGATTGCCGCTCATGAAGGCAAAGCGCCGCAGCAGATCATTATTATGGCGCATCTGGATACCTACGCCCCGCAGAGCGATGCTGACGCCGATGCCAATCTCGGCGGGCTGACGTTACAAGGAATGGATGATAACGCCGCAGGTTTAGGTGTCATGCTGGAACTGGCAGAACGCCTGAAAAATACGCCTACCGAGTATGGTATTCGATTTGTGGCGACCAGTGGCGAAGAGGAAGGGAAATTAGGCGCTGAGAATTTACTCAAGCGGATGAGTGACACCGAAAAGAAAAATACGCTGCTGGTGATTAATCTCGATAACTTAATTGTTGGCGATAAATTGTATTTCAACAGCGGTGTAAAAACCCCTGAAGCAGTAAGGAAATTAACGCGCGACAGGGCACTGGCAATTGCGCGTAGTCACGGAATTGCCGCAACGACCAATCCGGGTTTGAATAAAAATTATCCGAAAGGCACTGGGTGTTGTAATGACGCCGAGGTTTTCGACAAAGCCGGTATTGCCGTACTTTCGGTAGAAGCAACAAACTGGAATCTGGGAAATAAAGATGGTTATCAGCAACGCGCAAAAACAGCCGCATTCCCTGAGGGAACTAGCTGGCATGATGTAAGACTGGATAATCAACAGCATATTGATAAGGCACTTCCTGGAAGAATAGAACGCCGCTGCCGTGATGTAATGCGGATAATGCTACCGCTAGTGAAAGAGCTGGCGAAGGCGTCTTGATGAGTTTGAAAATAGAAGCTGAGTGTTCCCCGCTGACGCAGGGAACACTTGATTTTTTGCTGCGCCGCATCGCGTTTATCCGGTTTATCCCCGCTGACGCGGGGAACACAGTCCCTGCCCCGCCTGTTTATCCTCGATCGACGGTTTATCGCCGCTGACGCGTGGAACACGCGCCCGGTCGGTGAATCGCTGCATCGCTGCATCGCTGCATCGCGGTTCGGTTTATCCCCGCTGGCGCGGGGAACACAGCTTGAGCCCAGGCACACGTTTACCGGATTGCGGTTTATCCCCGCTGGCGCGGGGAACACTACGTGTTCCGGGATTTGTCACCGCCCATCACCGGTTTATCCCCGCTGGCGCGGGGAACACACCGGAGGACCGAACACTGTGGAAGATAAATACGGTTTATCCCCGCTGGCGCGGGGAACACCTTTTCCTCAAATCAACGGGTGAGGCTCTGTTCGGTTTATCCCCGCTGGCGCGGGGAACACTCGAACGTGTAGCAGAACTCCCCTGCGGATTGGCGGTTTATCCCCGCTGGCGCGGGGAACACCCGACGGCGCCGAACGTCTTATCACGGATGGCCGGTTTATCCCCGCTGGCGCGGGGAACACTCTAAGCATACATATCTGTTTTTAAACAAATTTATTCCGCATCAACAATCTACCAACTAAATTCAAACATTTCCTTATTTTTAAAGAACGTCTAACTTATTGATTATCAACAGGAAGAAAAGAAACCAAACGTAACCCATCCAAATCCACCGGAATACGTCTGTTTTCGCCCCAGGTCTGAAACTCAAAACCAGACTCAGTATTTGTCGCCCAGGCCATGACCACATTTCCACAACCTGCCAGTTGGGTAATTTGCTGCCAGATCATCTCCCGAATACGTTTGGATGTATCACCGACATAAACGCCAGCACGCACTTCAAGTAGCCAGATTGCGAGCCGTCCACGTAAGCGCGGCGGGACATTTTCTGTAACAACCACGACCATGCTCATCAGCCGCGTCCTCGATGACCGCTATCGCCCAACGTTTCAGGTTCGGGGATGGCTGGCGGTAACATATCCGGCGCAG
It encodes:
- the cysN gene encoding sulfate adenylyltransferase subunit CysN, whose protein sequence is MNTALAQQIANEGGVEAWMIAQQHKSLLRFLTCGSVDDGKSTLIGRLLHDTRQIYEDQLSSLHNDSKRHGTQGEKLDLALLVDGLQAEREQGITIDVAYRYFSTEKRKFIIADTPGHEQYTRNMATGASTCELAILLIDARKGVLDQTRRHSFISTLLGIKHLVVAINKMDLVDYSEETFTRIREDYLTFAEQLPGNLDIRFVPLSALEGDNVASQSESMPWYSGSTLLEMLETVEIQRVVDAQPMRFPVQYVNRPNLDFRGYAGTLASGRVEVGQRVKVLPSGVESNIARIVTFDGDREEAFAGEAITLVLTDEIDISRGDLLLAADEALPAVQSASVDVVWMAEQPLSPGQSYDIKIAGKKTRARVDGIRYQVDINNLNQHEVENLPLNGIGQVDLTFDEPLVLDRYQQNPVTGGLIFIDRLSNVTVGAGMVHEPKNEAAVAPSEFSAFELELNALVRRYFPHWGARDLLGDK
- the ispF gene encoding 2-C-methyl-D-erythritol 2,4-cyclodiphosphate synthase; this translates as MRIGHGFDVHAFGGEGPIIIGGVRIPYEKGLLAHSDGDVALHALTDALLGAAALGDIGKLFPDTDPAFKGADSRELLREAWRRIQAKGYTLGNVDVTIIAQAPKMLPHIPQMRVFIAEDLGCHMDDVNVKATTTEKLGFTGRGEGIACEAVALLIKATK
- the cysD gene encoding sulfate adenylyltransferase subunit CysD, translated to MDQKRLTHLRQLEAESIHIIREVAAEFSNPVMLYSIGKDSSVMLHLARKAFYPGTLPFPLLHVDTGWKFREMYEFRDRTAKAYGCELLVHKNPEGVAMGINPFVHGSAKHTDIMKTEGLKQALNKYGFDAAFGGARRDEEKSRAKERIYSFRDRFHRWDPKNQRPELWHNYNGQINKGESIRVFPLSNWTEQDIWQYIWLENIDIVPLYLAAERPVLERDGMLMMIDDNRIDLQPGEVIKKRMVRFRTLGCWPLTGAVESNAQTLPEIIEEMLVSTTSERQGRVIDRDQAGSMELKKRQGYF
- the iap gene encoding alkaline phosphatase isozyme conversion aminopeptidase is translated as MFSALRHRTAALALGVCFILPVHASSPKPGDFANTQARHIATFFPGRMTGTPAEMLSADYIQQQFQQMGYRSDIRTFNSRYIYTARDNRKNWHNVTGSTVIAAHEGKAPQQIIIMAHLDTYAPQSDADADANLGGLTLQGMDDNAAGLGVMLELAERLKNTPTEYGIRFVATSGEEEGKLGAENLLKRMSDTEKKNTLLVINLDNLIVGDKLYFNSGVKTPEAVRKLTRDRALAIARSHGIAATTNPGLNKNYPKGTGCCNDAEVFDKAGIAVLSVEATNWNLGNKDGYQQRAKTAAFPEGTSWHDVRLDNQQHIDKALPGRIERRCRDVMRIMLPLVKELAKAS
- the cas2e gene encoding type I-E CRISPR-associated endoribonuclease Cas2e; the protein is MSMVVVVTENVPPRLRGRLAIWLLEVRAGVYVGDTSKRIREMIWQQITQLAGCGNVVMAWATNTESGFEFQTWGENRRIPVDLDGLRLVSFLPVDNQ
- the ispD gene encoding 2-C-methyl-D-erythritol 4-phosphate cytidylyltransferase, which produces MATTHLDVCAVVPAAGFGRRMQTECPKQYLSIGNQTILEHSVHALLAHPRVSRVVIAISPGDSRFAQLPLANHPQITVVDGGEERANSVLAGLKAAGDAQWVLVHDAARPCLHQDDLARLLALSETSRTGGILAAPVRDTMKRAEPGKNAIAHTVDRNGLWHALTPQFFPRELLYDCLTRALNEGATITDEASALEYCGFHPQLVEGRADNIKVTRPEDLALAEFYLTRTIHQENT
- the cysC gene encoding adenylyl-sulfate kinase, with the protein product MALHDENVVWHSHPVTVQQREQHHGHRGVVLWFTGLSGSGKSTVAGALEEALHKLGVSTYLLDGDNVRHGLCSDLGFSDADRKENIRRVGEVANLMVEAGLVVLTAFISPHRAERQMVRERVGEGRFIEVFVDTPLAICEARDPKGLYKKARAGELRNFTGIDSVYEAPESAEIHLNGEQLVTNLVQQLLDLLRQNDIIRS
- the ftsB gene encoding cell division protein FtsB; translation: MGKLTLLLLAILVWLQYSLWFGKNGIHDYTRVNNDVAAQQATNAKLKARNDQLFAEIDDLNGGQEALEERARNELSMTRPGETFYRLVPDASKRAQSAGQNNR
- the surE gene encoding 5'/3'-nucleotidase SurE, whose translation is MRILLSNDDGVHAPGIQTLAKALREFADVQVVAPDRNRSGASNSLTLESSLRTFTFENGDIAVQMGTPTDCVYLGVNALMRPRPDIVVSGINAGPNLGDDVIYSGTVAAAMEGRHLGFPALAVSLDGHKHYDTAAAVTCSILRALCKEPLRTGRILNINVPDLPLEQIKGIRVTRCGTRHPADQVIPQQDPRGNTLYWIGPPGGKCDAGPGTDFAAVDEGYVSITPLHVDLTAHSAQDVVSDWLNSVGVGTQW
- a CDS encoding DUF3561 family protein; amino-acid sequence: MRNSHNITLTNSESLTEDEETTWSLPGAVVGFVSWLCALAIPMLIYGSNTLFFFIYTWPFFLALMPVAVVVGIALHSLMDGKLRYSIVFTLVTVGIMFGALFMWLLG
- the truD gene encoding tRNA pseudouridine(13) synthase TruD translates to MIEFDNLTYLHGKPQGTGLLKANPEDFVVVEDLGFEPDGEGEHILVRILKNGCNTRFVADALAKFLKIHAREVSFAGQKDKHAVTEQWLCARVPGKEMPDLSAFQLEGCQVLEYARHKRKLRLGALKGNAFTLVLREVSNRDDVEQRLIDICVKGVPNYFGAQRFGIGGSNLQGALRWAQTNTPVRDRNKRSFWLSAARSALFNQIVAERLKKAEVNQVVDGDALQLAGRGSWFVATHEELAELQRRVNDKELMITAALPGSGEWGTQREALAFEQAAIAEETELQALLLREKVEAARRAMLLYPQQLSWNWWDDVTVEIRFWLPAGSFATSVVRELINTTGDYAHIAE